One genomic window of Nicotiana sylvestris chromosome 10, ASM39365v2, whole genome shotgun sequence includes the following:
- the LOC104233203 gene encoding galactoside 2-alpha-L-fucosyltransferase-like yields MKRLNRSFNDQPHESVSLDRENNPVSNMVSEARWGLNPMRFMGFVFVCLMVLTVVFSASVILRDLPFDSRLRILAEARLFDVIPPNARVSEDGSHRPVMLQKDKLLGGLLPSGFDERSCLSRHESVLYHKELRQKPSSYLISRLRNYEALHKRCGPHTELYNRSVELFKSGQYRGSADCNYLVWISYSGLGNRILTLASAFLYALLTNRVLLVDPGVNMPDLFCEPFPDVSWLLPPDFPIFSKFSTFDQKSPHCYGYMVKNDIVGNSSGSIVPPFIYLHLAHDYDDQDKLFFCDEDQSFLQKIPWLVMRTDNYFVPFLFLIPSFEQELNNLFPEKETIFHFLSRYLFHPTNSVWGLVMRYYQAYLAQADEKLGIQIRVFDTGVGPFKYFLDQIFTCTMKENLLPRINRGEPIINPSGKQKTIAVLITSLSPGYFEEFRNMYWEHPTVTGEIVGVYQPSQEKHQQTEKLMHDRKALAEMYLLSLTDKLVTSAWSTFGYVAHGLGGLKPWILYKPENKTAHNPPCVRAASLEPCFHAPPYYDCKKKTGTDTSKIVPHVRHCEDVSWGLKLFGHNGEL; encoded by the exons ATGAAGAGGTTGAATAGAAGCTTCAATGATCAGCCACATGAGTCAGTGTCATTAGATCGGGAGAATAACCCTGTTTCTAATATGGTTTCAGAGGCGAGATGGGGTTTGAATCCCATGAGATTTATGGGATTTGTCTTTGTTTGTTTGATGGTTTTGACGGTTGTATTCTCGGCCTCTGTTATACTCAGAGACTTGCCTTTTGATAGCCGACTCCGGATTTTGGCTGAAGCTAGACTCTTTGATGTTATACCCCCAAATG cCAGAGTTTCAGAAGATGGTAGTCATCGGCCAGTCATGTTGCAGAAAGATAAACTGCTCGGTGGTCTTCTTCCTTCTGGATTTGATGAAAGATCTTGTCTGAGTAGACATGAGTCAGTCTTATATCATAAAGAACTGCGCCAGAAGCCTTCTTCTTACCTCATCTCAAGGTTACGGAACTATGAGGCTCTCCATAAGCGATGTGGACCTCATACAGAATTATACAACAGAAGTGTCGAGCTTTTCAAATCTGGTCAATACAGAGGTTCTGCAGATTGTAATTACTTAGTTTGGATATCCTATAGTGGTTTAGGAAATAGGATACTAACCTTAGCTTCTGCTTTCCTATATGCTCTGCTTACAAATCGAGTCCTACTTGTTGATCCTGGAGTTAATATGCCTGATCTCTTCTGTGAACCATTTCCGGACGTTTCTTGGTTACTTCCTCCAGATTTCCCTATATTCAGTAAGTTCAGTACCTTTGATCAGAAATCTCCTCATTGCTATGGTTATATGGTGAAGAATGATATCGTTGGAAATTCATCTGGCTCAATAGTACCTCCCTTCATCTACCTTCATTTAGCTCATGATTATGATGATCAAGATAAATTATTTTTCTGTGACGAGGATCAAAGTTTTCTCCAGAAAATTCCTTGGCTAGTCATGAGGACCGATAATTATTTTgtgccttttcttttcttgatCCCATCATTTGAGCAAGAGTTGAATAATCTTTTCCCGGAAAAAGAAACCATATTCCACTTTCTGAGTAGATACCTTTTCCATCCCACAAATTCTGTATGGGGGCTTGTTATGAGGTATTATCAAGCTTATTTAGCCCAAGCAGATGAAAAACTAGGAATTCAAATTAGAGTTTTTGATACAGGTGTTGGTCCTTTTAAGTATTTTCTGGATCAGATCTTCACTTGTACAATGAAGGAGAATCTGCTGCCACGAATTAACCGGGGGGAGCCTATAATCAATCCATCCGGGAAGCAGAAGACAATAGCCGTCCTGATAACTTCTCTAAGCCCTGGATATTTTGAAGAGTTCCGAAACATGTACTGGGAGCATCCCACTGTGACAGGAGAGATCGTTGGCGTTTACCAGCCGAGTCAGGAGAAACATCAACAAACTGAGAAGCTTATGCATGATAGAAAGGCGTTGGCAGAAATGTATCTACTGAGTTTAACTGACAAATTGGTTACAAGTGCATGGTCGACTTTCGGATATGTGGCTCATGGTCTTGGAGGTTTGAAGCCTTGGATCCTATACAAGCCTGAGAACAAGACAGCCCATAATCCGCCTTGTGTTCGAGCTGCATCATTGGAGCCGTGTTTCCACGCCCCACCTTACTATGATTGCAAAAAGAAAACTGGAACAGATACAAGTAAAATTGTTCCTCATGTGAGGCACTGCGAGGATGTGAGCTGGGGTTTAAAGCTATTTGGCCATAATGGTGAATTATAA